From the Fusobacterium ulcerans ATCC 49185 genome, the window TAGCAATGTTTACAATGGCAATACTGTATATGGGATATGCAGAAAAACTGGCTAGAAAAAGAGGAGAAGTATGGAGTTATCCTGAAAATGCCGACCCTCTGCTTTATGAAATAAAAGACAGAAGCCAGCTTCCTTCAGTAACAATATCTTTTACACCACTTGTATCTCTTGTACTTATAATTATTATAGGAAGCAGATTTGTAGCAAACTCAACTATGCTGGCAGTACTTGGAATGCTTGTAGGAGCACTTTTAACATATGTTTTGAACATTGCAAGATTTAAAGATAAAAATATGAAAAATATTTTTACAACAGGTTTGGAAGGTGGAATAACAAGTATAGGTGGACTGGCAGGAGTTGTGGGGTTTGGAACAGTGGTTTCTAATTCAATAGCTTTTAAACATATAGTAAGCTGGGTACTAGGACTACAGCTAAATCCTTATGTTCAAGCAATTGTAGCTACAATGGTAGTATGTGCAGTTACAGGTTCTTCATCTGGTGGATTGAAAATTATGTATGATTCATTAGGAAAAACTTTCCTGTCATCAACTGCAAATCTTCCAGTTCTTCATAGGCTGTCATCAATTTCAGCTTCAGCATTGGATACACTTCCCCACTCACCAGGATTGTTTCTAATGTTTGCAGTATTGGGACTGAATCATAAAACTGCCTATAAGCATGTATTCGTATGCAGTATTGTGATTCCATCTATTGTAACAATAGTTTCTACAGTGATAATAGTAATATTCTTATAAAAATTAAGGAGGAATAATTTATGTCAGATTTAAAAAATAAAAGAGTAATAACAGCAGCAATAACAGGATCATGGCCTACAAGGGAACAGAATCCTAATTTATCTATAACACCTGAAGAGATAGCAAAAGATGTATATGAATGCTGGAAAGCTGGAGCTGCAATAGCTCATATCCACGTAAGAAATGATGATGGAACTCCATCAACTGACTTTGAAAAATATAAAGAAACAATTGAAAGAATAAGAGCCTATAAGGACTGTGATATCTGTCTTAATATAACAAGTTCAGGAAGTGTAGGATTCGGAGATGAGGAAAGAATATATCCTCTTCAAAAATTACTTCCAGAGATGGCCTCATATGATGCTGGAACTCTTAACTGGCAGCATCGTACAATTTTTGAAAATCATCCTCGTTTTTTAGAGAAATTAGGAAATGCTTTAATAGAAAGCAATATAAAACCAGAGATAGAAATTTTTGATGCAGGTATGATATATAATGCAATCTACTATATGAAAAAAGGAGTCTTAAAAGCTCCCTGTCATTTCCAGATAGTTTTAGGATGTCCTGGTGGAATGACAAGTACAGTTGAAAATCTTGTATTTCTTAAAAGTTTAATACCAGCAGGTTCAACATGGGCAGCTTGTGGAATAGGGTCAGGTCATATGCCTATCATGATGGCTGCAATAGCAATGGGGGCACATATCCGTATAGGTATGGAAGACAATGTAATGTGGCAGAAGGGAGTTCCTGCTGAATCAAATGCTCAGTTTGTAAAAAGAGCAAAAGAACTGTTAGAAATAAATGGATTGGAAGCAGCTACTCCTGATGAAGCTCGTCAGATATATGGGCTTACTAGAAAAGTTTTTTAAGGGGATGTTTCTATGGAATTTGAAAGTTTAAAAATTGGAATGAAGGAAAGTATCACTAAAACAATTACAGAAACAGATATCATTTTGTATTCTGGTATTAGTCTGGATTGCAACCCTGTGCATCTGAATAAAATATATGCTGAAACTTCAAGATTTAAAAAGAGAATAGCTCATGGAATGCTTACAGCAGGATTGATATCCGCTGTATTGGGAACAAAACTTCCTGGAGAGGGAACAATTTATCTGGAACAGAATCTGAAATTTAAACAGCCAGTCTATTTAGAGGATACAATTACTGCCACTTGTGAAATTATAGATATTATAGAAGAACAAAGAAAAATAATTCTTTCAACAACTTGTATTAATCAAGATGGAAAAATTATTTTAACAGGTGAAGCAAAAGTCATGAAATAAATCTTTGTATAGAAGAAAGATAGTTTTTTCAGCAAATAATTTGGATGATATAAATTTTAAACAGCCAAAGCTCTAAACTTAATGAGCTGAGGCTGTTTAATTTATTTTTTTATAAGAATGCTTTACTCTCTATTATATCCTTTTTTCCATATTAAAAATTCTTATTTTTCCTCTTCTTTATTTATCTAGTATTTCAGAAAGTGTATTTTTGAATATTATTTTTAAGACACTTGCTGGTATAGCCTGATTACAATAAATTTGCAGCATACCTTTAGGAGTGACTTTAAATTCTTGCAATTTATTTTTATTTTCTATAATAGCTGCTGCTTCAATATTTATATGATCTTTAAATGGAATAAGACGAATAAACCTCTTTCCAATATAATAACTGGGAATTCCTGCCCATAATTTCTCTTCAATATCATATGAAGCACTTTGAAGAATAAGTATCCTTAATTCATAAAAAAGTTTTTGTATCTCATTACTATATTTCATAATATAATTTTGAATATCTTTATTCATGCTTTTCCCCCTAAATTAACTATAATAAATTTTATTATATAAATTTTCCCTTTAATTAAAATTGTATTTCTAAATATTTTTTACTCTGTATCTTTTCTTACATAATTTTAACATATATTATATCATACTTTCTATTTATAAAAATTTTTGCAGAGTTTATATTATAATATTTTTTCTGATATTTTTCTCAATCATTCAAATAAAATAGCATTTATGAAAAAATATATTTTTATTTGATTTTTTTTAATAAATAAAAAATAATCATTCTTTTGATTTTTTTGGTTTTTATGATACACTATAAATAGTATATTCAATATACAGCATGTAAAGATTAAAATATTTTAATAAAAAGGGGGTGTATTATTATTGAATCAATATTCTTGTTTTGTTATGGATGACGGCTATTCTAGTATAAATATTAAGGGTTATACTAAAAAAGTTGGGTTGCAGGTTGAAAAAAACAATAAAAATGAATATAAAATTTTAAATGAAGAGTTATTATTCACTGTTGTCAATCCTCACCTTATTCCAGAACATAAAGTAGAAGATAAAATCTTTTTAATGTATGATGAAGAACTTTGTAATATAAAATATACAGTTACATATGATGTTTCATCAGATAAAACTACTTTAGAGTTCTTCTTATAATTTATTTATTATTAAAAACCAATAGTTCTATAAGTTTTTTACTTCAAAATAATAAAAAAGTAAAACTTAAAACACTGTATTTATTCAGTGCTTTTTTATTTGCTTTATATTATTTAAAATTTTCAACTTATCTTAACAAAATAATAAAAGGAGAATTCAAGTTAATGAATTTCTCCTTTTATTATATATAAAACTTTAAAATAGGCTTTAATTTGAAACTATACTTTTATTTTTCTTCCTATTTTCATTTCTTTTCTCCATTGAGGAATTTCTCCATCTTCTCCCCAATATTCATCTAGTTTCTTTATTTTTCCATTTTCAAAATCAAAAAATGAAGTTGCATGAAATGAAATTTTTTCTTTTTCTAGAGATACCTTTACAACTGATATAACCAAATTATTTATTTCTTCTATTCTCTCTATTTTTATTTTCCAGTTTCCTGGATAAAATTCATTTATTTTTACAAATTCATCTGGTGTAAATGATTCATTTGTATCATGCCAGTTTATTTCTGCTCCTATTGAAAAATATTTACTTAATTCATTCCAATTTTGTTTATCCATCTCATTCCAAAATTCAACAATTATATTTTTCATAAAAAAACAACCTCCTATTATCATATATCATTCAATAATCAAAATTTTATATTAAAGTAAAATTCTCTAAAAATTTATTTTTTAAATTTAATATAAATTTTTATTTATAGAGAGATTTATTAGATCTATTATATAATTCTATTTCTGCAAAAATATCCTTAGCATCTTTTAATATCATCAACATAAGAGTATCTTTATTTTTATACTCTTCTTTTTTTGCAATAACTTCTTCTTTTGTATTTAATGCCCTTATCATTTCAATTTTTTTATCTGCTGATTTTTCATTGAAGTATTCAACAGTTAATTCATGAAAAGTTTTTCCAGATAGAATATTATTAATTAAAATTTCTTCCTGAATCCTTTTATATTCTTCTTCTTTCTTTTTTATTTCTTCTATTTTTATTCTTCTTTCTTCTGCTTTTTCTCTAAGCCCCTCTTTCATATTGGCTATAACAGCTGTTCCAGTTCCAGAAAGAAGAAGCATTCTTACATATCCTCCTGAGATTTCTGAATAACTAATCCTAAATCCTATTATTGCATCAGCACCTAAGGATTTTGCTTTTTTTTCTAATCTTTTATTTAATAACTTTTCTGCTCTCATCAGAGTTTCACAATATACAGATGATTCTCCTCCAACATCAAAATTTGGTATTAAAAGTACATTTCTAAAACCATCTACTCCAAAAGTTACAGTTTCAGAAATATATCCTAGATATTCTTCTATGTCATAGCCTATTAAGTTTTCTGTTGTTGTTATAAGCAATTTCTCCCCCTGCAAAAATTTAATGTCACTTGTTTTATTATAGCATAAATTTATTAATAAAAAGAATTAAAATACTAAGAAAAATTATGAAAAATATGATATATTATATAGACTGATACACAATAAAAGGAGTTAAATAATGAAGATTTTAATAGATGCAGATGCCTGCCCTGTAGTAGAATTAACTATAGAAACAGGTAAAAAATTTGGTGTAAAAACCATTATATTTTGTGATGAAGCTCATAAAATAGATAAATCTGGAGCTGAAACTGTCTATGTTTCTCAAGGAAATGATTCAGTGGATTTTGTTCTTTTAAGAAATACAGAAGCAAATGACATAGTTGTCACTCAGGATTTTGGGTTAGCTTCAATGGTACTTGCTAAAAAAGCTGCTGCCCTCAATCAAAATGGATTAATCTACAATCAATTTAATATTGATCAACTGCTGTTTACCAGACACATATCAAAGAAAATAAGGAATAATGGGGGAAGGACAAAAGGTCCTAAAAAAAGAGAAAAAAGTGATGATGAGAATTTTGAAAAAAATCTTATAACTCTTTTAAAAAAATCGGAGGGGATTAGATGACACATCAGGAAAAAGAATTCAGAGATGGAAATATATTATCTCTGCTCATTCGTTTTTCTATACCTGCAACTTTTGCTATACTTATAGGAATAATATACAATGTGACAGACAGATATTATATAGGTCAAGCTGTAGGAAGAAATGGAATTTCTGCTCTTGCTGTTACTTTTCCTATATTACTCGTCCTGAGTGCCACAGGAGTTCTCTTTAGTATAGGTGGATGTGCCCTTGCTGGTATAAAAATGGGAGAAGAGAAGATTGAAGACGCAAGAAAAGTTCTTGGTACATGCTTCTTTGCATTAATTACTATTGGAGCAGTATATACTATATTTGGCATGCTTTTTCTTGAAGAAATAGTTTCTTTTATGGGAGCTACAGAAAATAGTTTTGCCTATGCTGTTGAATATAATAAATACCTGTTTCCAGTTACTATATTCCAATTGATTTATATCACTTACTGTTCATTTGTAAGATTGGAAGGAAGACCTATGGAATCTATGATTATCAATCTTGCCAGTGCCATAGTTAATATAGTTCTGGATTATATCCTTATTATGAGATATGGTATGGGAATGAAGGGAGCTGCGATAGCTACTGCCATTGCTAATGTTGTTCCTGGAATTATCCTCATATATCATTTCCTGGAAAGTGACATACTTACTTTAAAAATGAAATATATAAGATATAATCATGACCTTCTGAAAAAAGTTTTCTACATAGGAAATTCAGGATTTCTTAATCAATTCCTAAATGGAGCTTATGTATATGTATTGAATATACAGCTTGCAAAGTATGGTGGAGATATTGCACTAGCTGGAATGGGAATACTTTCATTGCTGAGAACTTGTATAAACACTGGATATATGGGATTAAATCAAGGAAGACAACCTCTTCTCTCATATAACTGGGGAGCCAAAAACTATGAAAGGGTGAAAAAGATATTCTATTCATCAATAACACTAACTGCAATAATTTCAATTTTCCTTTTATTTGCAGTAATAGTAAATGCCCATACTGTTGTCAATTTCTTTGTAAAAAATGATCTTGAGCTTACAGAGTATACTATAAGAGGAACATATATACATCTTGGCTTGATGATAAGTACTGCAATCTATCTTTCATGTACAAATTATTTTCAGGCTGTGGGAAAAGGTATGATAACTACAAGATTCATCATATTGAGATTAGCTGTTTTATCTATTCCTCTTACTTATATTCTCCCTATCTTCTGGGGAGCAGATGGAGTATTGATGAGTTTTCCAGCAGCAGATACTATCTGCTGCATAGGAGCAGCTTATGTTATGTGGAAAGAACTAAAACTTCTAACTAAAAAAGCTGAAAAGCAAAAGCGTTATAATTAGTAGAAAAGCTGTCTTTTGACAGTTTTTCTGCTGTTAAATAATAAGTGAAAATAAGACAGAAAAAGAAATTGAAAAAGGATTAGGGAAGAATAGTGATAAAATTTTATTTTATATGGTAGCCAATCATATTCAGAAACTACATTATATTCATACTAAACCAAGATAGCTACCATAGTATATAATAATTGTTAAGATTTTTTAATTAATATTTACATGCTTAGAAACTCTCAATCTTATATTTTTTTTAGGATAAATTTCTATTATTTCTTTTGTTTGAGGATTTGCTATTTTTTTAGGTTTCTTTTCTACTATTTCAAATACTCCTTTTTCCATCAGTTTAACCTGTCCATCTATTAATAAGGCTTTTTCTAATATTCTTAAAAAAACCTCAATATTTTTTGTTGCAGTTTCCAAAGTAATATCCTCTTTACAGAGTTCCTTATAAAGTTTTACAAACTTTCTTTTATCCATTATTTCCTCCTTCATTGTTTATTCTCGCTCTCAGAGCGTTTCCACATTTAAAAGCCATAACTTTTTTAGGTAATGTATAAAATATTCCCTCTTTAGCTGGAGTTTTAACCTTTCTTGATTTTACTTCTTTTACTTCAAACTTACCCCAATCTTTAAACATAACTTTTCCATCCTGTTTTAAAGCTTCTATCAGCACAGACCAAAAAAAATCTATTTCTCTTTTTGCCTCTTCATAATTTTTTAAATTTTTTTCCTTTTTATATAGTTTAATGAAATTTTTCTCTTTCATAAATTTTCCCCCTTTAAATTTAAAAACTATTTTTACTCTTCTTGAATGTTCTATTTTCAAACACATTATTACAAGTAATTAAAATACTTATTTTTTATTCTTTAAATCTATTTTTTAGATTAAGCACACTTTTTTTATCATCATATAATATCAATAATTATTTTGTCAATACTTTTTTTGATAAAATACATATATAACTATTTTACTTAAATTATAAAAGTATTTTTATTATATTATTTTGATATATTTTTTTATTTATTTTTTTTGTATATAAATTTATATAATCAAATTACTTATCAAGTAATTATTTTTTTAATTTGTATCATAATTAAAATATTATTTAAATATATATAGATTTTAAAATTATGTTTTGATGCTAAAAATTCAAAGTAATATTTTTCTTTTCTTTAAGTAAAATTTTTAAAAAGCTAACATAGCATAAAATTAAAACCTTATTAATAGAAATAAAAAAATCTTTAAAAATATTGCTAAATATAATAAAAAGTTCTCTATGGAAAATTCAAAGAATATTATAAAATTTATTCTTTACAATAAAAATAATTCTAATATTACTTTTTATCTTCTTTAAGAATAAACATTTTTTCTAATTTTTTAAATTTCCAAATTTCTTTTAAAACTTTTATGTTCATTAATCTTTTTAATATTATAGAAAATGTGAATTTTCAGAAATATTTTCAAGAATTTTCTTATTTCAAAAAGATAAATAAATTTTTTCTATGATAATTTACTCTAAAAAAATTTCTGTTTCTAAGCAATTAAAAAGAGGCTGTTTTAATTTACAGCCCCTCTAATTATATATTAATCTTCTATTATTTCTCCATTTGTAGATATTGTTACAATATTCCAAGGTATCAGTTTACCACTTTGAAGCAATGCTTTCTTTACTGCATTTACTATTCCACCACAACATGGAACCTGCATACGCACCACAGTAAGTGATTTTATATCATTATTCTCAAGAATTGCAGTTAATTTATCTGCATAGTCCCCTTCATCTAATTTAGGGCACCCTATCAAAGTTATTCTATTTTTTATAAACTTATTATGGAAATCTCCATAAGCATATGCTGTACAATCTGCAGCTATCAATAAGTTAGCATTATTAAAATATGCTGCATTTATTGGAACAAGCTTTATCTGTACTGGCCATTGATTCAATTGAGATTCAATTTCCCTTGATTCTCTAATTTCATGAGATTCATGTTTTTCAGTTTTTCTCTCAATAGTTTTAGAGTGCATTCCTGGACATCCAAAGTGAACAGAAGGAGCTGGCTCAGCTTTTTTAGCAGCCATATTAGCTTTTACTGCTGCTTCATCATATTCAGCTGCTTCTCTTTCTTCAAAGCTAATTGCATTTACTGGACACCCTGGAAGACAATCTCCCAAACCATCACAATAGTCATCTCTCATCAGTTTAGCTTTCCCATTTACCATTCCAATTGCCCCTTCGTGGCAAGCTGAAACACATATTCCACATCCATTGCATTTTTCCTCATCAATTTTTATTATTTTTCTTATCATCTATATGTCACCTCTCCATTTATTACATCTTTATACAAATATATTACTATATGAAGAAAATAAATTCGGTAACATATGATACACTTAAAATATTTTTTGGACAAGATACATATAGAATGCTGTTCCTCCTAAAATACTTATCAAACTATTTCTTCT encodes:
- a CDS encoding GntP family permease; translated protein: MDILSVIGLILAVVVLVIGAYKGLGALPLTLLASLVVILSSKIPIWTGFSQYYMNGYTSAYFSYFLLFCSSALYAKLMDISGCATSIGYQFIDWFGKKRVLLVSTLIISVLTYGGVSLFVVVYAVAPIMFLLFKEANLPRHLTMACLITGSATYTMTSLPGTTALTNVIPTQYLGTTLTAAPVFGILATIAMFTMAILYMGYAEKLARKRGEVWSYPENADPLLYEIKDRSQLPSVTISFTPLVSLVLIIIIGSRFVANSTMLAVLGMLVGALLTYVLNIARFKDKNMKNIFTTGLEGGITSIGGLAGVVGFGTVVSNSIAFKHIVSWVLGLQLNPYVQAIVATMVVCAVTGSSSGGLKIMYDSLGKTFLSSTANLPVLHRLSSISASALDTLPHSPGLFLMFAVLGLNHKTAYKHVFVCSIVIPSIVTIVSTVIIVIFL
- a CDS encoding 3-keto-5-aminohexanoate cleavage protein; translated protein: MSDLKNKRVITAAITGSWPTREQNPNLSITPEEIAKDVYECWKAGAAIAHIHVRNDDGTPSTDFEKYKETIERIRAYKDCDICLNITSSGSVGFGDEERIYPLQKLLPEMASYDAGTLNWQHRTIFENHPRFLEKLGNALIESNIKPEIEIFDAGMIYNAIYYMKKGVLKAPCHFQIVLGCPGGMTSTVENLVFLKSLIPAGSTWAACGIGSGHMPIMMAAIAMGAHIRIGMEDNVMWQKGVPAESNAQFVKRAKELLEINGLEAATPDEARQIYGLTRKVF
- a CDS encoding MaoC family dehydratase, with the protein product MEFESLKIGMKESITKTITETDIILYSGISLDCNPVHLNKIYAETSRFKKRIAHGMLTAGLISAVLGTKLPGEGTIYLEQNLKFKQPVYLEDTITATCEIIDIIEEQRKIILSTTCINQDGKIILTGEAKVMK
- a CDS encoding DUF1801 domain-containing protein, which encodes MNKDIQNYIMKYSNEIQKLFYELRILILQSASYDIEEKLWAGIPSYYIGKRFIRLIPFKDHINIEAAAIIENKNKLQEFKVTPKGMLQIYCNQAIPASVLKIIFKNTLSEILDK
- a CDS encoding nuclear transport factor 2 family protein, whose amino-acid sequence is MKNIIVEFWNEMDKQNWNELSKYFSIGAEINWHDTNESFTPDEFVKINEFYPGNWKIKIERIEEINNLVISVVKVSLEKEKISFHATSFFDFENGKIKKLDEYWGEDGEIPQWRKEMKIGRKIKV
- a CDS encoding heavy metal-binding domain-containing protein, whose amino-acid sequence is MLITTTENLIGYDIEEYLGYISETVTFGVDGFRNVLLIPNFDVGGESSVYCETLMRAEKLLNKRLEKKAKSLGADAIIGFRISYSEISGGYVRMLLLSGTGTAVIANMKEGLREKAEERRIKIEEIKKKEEEYKRIQEEILINNILSGKTFHELTVEYFNEKSADKKIEMIRALNTKEEVIAKKEEYKNKDTLMLMILKDAKDIFAEIELYNRSNKSLYK
- a CDS encoding YaiI/YqxD family protein: MKILIDADACPVVELTIETGKKFGVKTIIFCDEAHKIDKSGAETVYVSQGNDSVDFVLLRNTEANDIVVTQDFGLASMVLAKKAAALNQNGLIYNQFNIDQLLFTRHISKKIRNNGGRTKGPKKREKSDDENFEKNLITLLKKSEGIR
- a CDS encoding MATE family efflux transporter; the protein is MTHQEKEFRDGNILSLLIRFSIPATFAILIGIIYNVTDRYYIGQAVGRNGISALAVTFPILLVLSATGVLFSIGGCALAGIKMGEEKIEDARKVLGTCFFALITIGAVYTIFGMLFLEEIVSFMGATENSFAYAVEYNKYLFPVTIFQLIYITYCSFVRLEGRPMESMIINLASAIVNIVLDYILIMRYGMGMKGAAIATAIANVVPGIILIYHFLESDILTLKMKYIRYNHDLLKKVFYIGNSGFLNQFLNGAYVYVLNIQLAKYGGDIALAGMGILSLLRTCINTGYMGLNQGRQPLLSYNWGAKNYERVKKIFYSSITLTAIISIFLLFAVIVNAHTVVNFFVKNDLELTEYTIRGTYIHLGLMISTAIYLSCTNYFQAVGKGMITTRFIILRLAVLSIPLTYILPIFWGADGVLMSFPAADTICCIGAAYVMWKELKLLTKKAEKQKRYN
- a CDS encoding HU family DNA-binding protein; the encoded protein is MDKRKFVKLYKELCKEDITLETATKNIEVFLRILEKALLIDGQVKLMEKGVFEIVEKKPKKIANPQTKEIIEIYPKKNIRLRVSKHVNIN
- a CDS encoding HU family DNA-binding protein codes for the protein MKEKNFIKLYKKEKNLKNYEEAKREIDFFWSVLIEALKQDGKVMFKDWGKFEVKEVKSRKVKTPAKEGIFYTLPKKVMAFKCGNALRARINNEGGNNG
- a CDS encoding ATP-binding protein translates to MIRKIIKIDEEKCNGCGICVSACHEGAIGMVNGKAKLMRDDYCDGLGDCLPGCPVNAISFEEREAAEYDEAAVKANMAAKKAEPAPSVHFGCPGMHSKTIERKTEKHESHEIRESREIESQLNQWPVQIKLVPINAAYFNNANLLIAADCTAYAYGDFHNKFIKNRITLIGCPKLDEGDYADKLTAILENNDIKSLTVVRMQVPCCGGIVNAVKKALLQSGKLIPWNIVTISTNGEIIED